CGCGGCTGGTGAGCGCGCTGCGGCCAGGTGGCTGGCTACTGTTGCACGGGCCGGCCTATCAATGGTTGATGAGCGATCACGATCGCTGGGTCGGCAACAGCGAACGATCCAAGCTGGCCGACAATGTCGAGCTGCTCCAGTCGCTGGGGCTCGAATCGCTGGTGGCGAGTTACCGTGTGAGCATGTTGTTTCCGGCCATTGCCAGCTACCGGATGTTGCGCGGCTTTTGCACGCGCGCCAGTGGTCGCGAGCCCGCCAGCAACCTGCGTCGTCGGTCCAACTGGTTAAATCGGGCGCTGAAGCGCCTGGTCCGTTTTGAAAACGGCGCGATCGAAAGCGGCTTTCGTTGGCCCTTCGGCACTTCGGTCATCGCGTTGGGGCAAAAGTCGGCCGGCAGTTGTCAGTGAGCCGGCCGCTTCTTCCTCGCGACCAGCAGCCGATCGGCCATCCGCCGAGCCGTAATGTTTAGCGGCAGGGCGGCCAACTCGGCTCGACTGACCCACCTCAGACGCGAATTGGCCTTCAGTTTTGTCGCGGCGCTACTGGCATGAGCTCGATAGACATGCCGCGCGATGCGGAATCGCGTCACCGTGTAGTTCATCGTTTCGACCGCGTGGCAATCGGTCACGTCCAGTTGCCAACGCTCGCGCACCAACTCGGTCACCTCGTCTCCATGCGGCCAGTGGGCGCTGGCGTCGATCGGCACGCATGGAAAGTCCCACAAGCCTGCCCAACGTCCGCGCTCGGGGGCCTGTTGCACCAGCCAGCGCGCGCCGCGTTTGACCACCACGGCCACTTCGCGGCATCGCTCGGCAACGACCTTGACCGCCGGAACAGGAATGCACTCTTGCGCGCCGAGCGCCCGCGTAGGACAAAGTGCCGCCACGGGACATTCATCGCACCGCGGCTCGCGCGGCGTGCAGACCAGGCTCCCTAGCTCCATCAGCGCCTGGTTGAACAGTCCCACCTCGCGGCGCGGCAACAGTTGCTCGGCAAACTCCCACAGCCGGCGCTGGCTGTCGGACTGAGCCACCGGGGCCGCGAGGGCCAACAGTCGGGCGAGCAATCGCAGTGTGTTCGCTTCGAGGATCGGCAACCGCGCGTCCCCCGAAATGGAAAGAATCGCGCCGGCCGTGTAACGTCCGATGCCCGGCAAAGCCAGCACGGCGTCGAAGTCGGTCGGGAACGCGCCGCCATGCTGCGAGACGATTTGTCGCGCCGCCGCGTGCAGTTGTCGGGCACGGCGGTAATAGCCCAACCCTTCCCAGGCTCGCAGCACGTCGCTTTCGTCCGCCGCGGCCAGCGCCGCGACCGTGGGCCAGCGAGCCAGGAACCGCTCGTAGTAGCCGACGACGGTCGCCACCTGGGTCTGTTGCAGCATGATCTCGCTGACCCACACGTCGTACGGGTCGCGCGTTCGCCGCCAGGGCAAGTCGCGGGCGTGCTTGCGGAACCAGGCCATCAACTGCCGGCGAAAGGAGGCCAGCCAGCGCGCGTCGATGCGTTGGCTCGCTGACACGCCGCTTGTGGCGGCCGAGACTCGCTTCGACTTGGAACCGTTAGGGGCCATCTTCCGCCAACGTCGCGCCGCGACGATCGATCAACAACATTCCCACCACCATCAGCCCGACGCCGACGACCAGCGCCGTGGTCACCGGCTCGCTGAACACCAGCACTCCGGCCAGCGCCGCCATCGCCACCTGCGACGCATTGATCGCATTGGCATGGACCATCGAGATCAACTCCAGCGCCTTGGTCAGCATAAAGAAGCCCAGCGCGTTGAACAGCCCCGCCCAGACCATCACCTTGAAATCCCCCGGCGGCGTGGCCAAGAGCGTGTCCCAGCCCAGTCGGCCGAGGCTGGCCAATCCC
The window above is part of the Planctomycetota bacterium genome. Proteins encoded here:
- the mutY gene encoding A/G-specific adenine glycosylase — protein: MAPNGSKSKRVSAATSGVSASQRIDARWLASFRRQLMAWFRKHARDLPWRRTRDPYDVWVSEIMLQQTQVATVVGYYERFLARWPTVAALAAADESDVLRAWEGLGYYRRARQLHAAARQIVSQHGGAFPTDFDAVLALPGIGRYTAGAILSISGDARLPILEANTLRLLARLLALAAPVAQSDSQRRLWEFAEQLLPRREVGLFNQALMELGSLVCTPREPRCDECPVAALCPTRALGAQECIPVPAVKVVAERCREVAVVVKRGARWLVQQAPERGRWAGLWDFPCVPIDASAHWPHGDEVTELVRERWQLDVTDCHAVETMNYTVTRFRIARHVYRAHASSAATKLKANSRLRWVSRAELAALPLNITARRMADRLLVARKKRPAH
- a CDS encoding class I SAM-dependent methyltransferase gives rise to the protein MAELDADHWWYVGLRDALASVLRAAGAERSDVRRVLDAGCGTGATLEWLAEEFQPDYLAGFDSSPLALSLSKQRCPAADVYAGDVCQPVLHRPEFDLIVCCDVISVPGVERARAGLARLVSALRPGGWLLLHGPAYQWLMSDHDRWVGNSERSKLADNVELLQSLGLESLVASYRVSMLFPAIASYRMLRGFCTRASGREPASNLRRRSNWLNRALKRLVRFENGAIESGFRWPFGTSVIALGQKSAGSCQ